The DNA segment TTCAATCACCTCATTCGTCCTATGTTCTATGATGCGTATCATCATATAGAGAACATCAGCAATCCCGGTAGAGCACCAAAAAAATACTCCGTAGTAGGTAACATCTGCGAAACAGATACGTTCGCCTGGGACCGCACGCTCAATGAAGTGCGGGAAGGTGATTACCTGGTATTCCGTAATGCCGGCGCCTACGGTTTTGAAATGTCATCCAACTTCAACTCCCGTTATAAGCCTGCTGAAGTGCTGGTGATAGATGGTAAAGCGCATCTTATCCGTAAGCGTGATGAATTCAACGATCTCCTGAGGAACCAGGTCCAGGTATTATAATTGGTCATTGAGGATTGGACATTGATCATTGAGTATTGGGCATTGAACATCTTCGTCCTTCAAATAAAAAACGGGTCTTTACACTACAGTAAAGGCCCGTTCCTGTTTTCTATATATACTGATCCTTCAGCTTTCAGACTTCGACCTCATCCTATGTACGTATAATCAATACTGATACCTCTCAGTAAGCGTACATCTTTATCACTCGGTTTGCCTGTTCCGTAAACTTCAATAAAGTACAGGTACTTATCTTTGATCAGGCCACCTGCATCAAAGTGATCAATGAACTTGGATACAAAATCATCGGGCGGTAAAGTTGCCGGTGGCAGGAAGTCGATCGTTACTTCCACTTCACCACTGGGGCAATGGTGGTCAATGCTTTTCTTCAGAATAAAGAACTGCATATCTTCAGCGCTGGTGTTCTTATAATATACCGTTACTGATTTCATAACAGCATTTACCGGTAAAGGAAGTGCTGCTACCAGGGCAGTGCCCGGAACCAGTGTCTGGCGGCCTTCCTGGAAGTGATCTATAAAGCCCAGGCTGCTTTCGGCGGGAAAGAAAAAACGGGAATCAACATACAATACATGCGATCCTTTATCTCTTAATATAGGAGCTGGCTTAAGGCCTTTGGGCGAGACCTTCAGGGCTTTTTTGGGTGCAGCAGCTTTAGGAGGTGGCCCCTTCTTCACTGCTTTTTTAGAGGTTTTCTTTTTTAGAGCCATGGTACATTTTTTAAGGTTATTTGGTACAAATGCAGCGGCAAGTTACCTCCTTTGGGGTATGCGTAAAATACCACGATGTGGTAAAAATAGTCGCCAATGCTTGTAGACTTTCACGTATGCATGGTAAAAACCACTCACTTGTTCTCCATATTCCTCGTTGCCTGGATGCCTTTTTGCCTCGTTGCCTCTTAACCTTTTTCCTTTTTCAAATCCACCCCGTCTATTTCTTCGTATATCCTAACATAGCGTATTACGGAATTAATGATCTTTACTGCTGGGTTTTCAAAAGAGCTGCGCGTTTTGTGTAGCTCTTTTTTATCAACCCTAAGTGCTACCCACTCACCACTACGCACTCACTTATTTATTATTTTCTTCATGTACCTTTTATGATTTCTTGGTACTTTTAAATATAGAACCAAAACTTTCCCTATGCCAATACGTATGGTAGATGATCCACAGGATCAACAAGATAGTGGTAATGACAACGATGGCGGTGGTGGTCGTTCCAATTTTCCCGGTGGCGGCGGTGGTGGCGGATTACTGGGCCTTTTGCCTTTATTACTGGGACTCTTTCGTGGTAAGGGCCTCCTGCTTTTACTGGTTATTGGCGTGGGTGCTTATTTCCTGTTGGGACGTGGCGGCGGCTGTAACCTCCAGCAGATCGCCCAGCTTGCCACGGGTGGGATACTGGATCCACGCCAGTTTGAAAAGGCGAGTATCTACGAACCCCTTGCAGAAGACGATACCAAAAATCCTTTGCCGGAAAGTGCCAACCTGCAAAAATTTGCTCCGGCAGTAGGTAATCAGGGACAGCAGGGTAGCTGTGTGGCCTGGAGTAGTGCTTATGGCGCCCGCACCATTCTTGAGTCAGCCCGCACCAACGAGCCGGCCAATAACCTGCGCTTTAGTCCTGCTTTCCTCTATAACCAGATTGGCCTGCAGGGATGCCAGGGCTCTTACATCATCCGGGCCATGGAATACATGACCCAGCAGGGCGCTGTCGAATATGATAAATTTCCTTATACCGACCAGGATTGTACGACCCCGCCCAGTGAACAGCTAAAACAGGAAGCCGGAAAATATAAAATGCATGGCTTTAACCGCCTTTCCCGTGGCGACCGTACAGATGTCATTGACACGCGTGCCATCAAGGAAAACCTCTCGCAGGGAGCGCCGGTCGTCATCGGTATGATGGTAGGGCCCAGCTTCATGCAGCCCATGGCAGGCAGAGACCTGTGGGAACCTGAACCCGGCGATCAGCAGCAAATGGGCTTTGGAGGCCATGCCATGTGTGTGGTAGGCTATGACGACCGTAAGTATGGGGGCGCTTTCCTGATCATGAATAGCTGGGGACCCGAATGGGGCAACAATGGTTTTGCCTGGGTGCGTTATGGTGATTTCAGAACATATGTGCGCGAAGCTTACGGACTGGAACCAATGGCCAAAACTGGCGCTGCAGCCAACCAGCCTTTTGAATGTGAAATAGGACTGGTGCCTGTACAGGAAGAGAATGGCAAAATGGTGCCCAAAGGATACGTACCCCTGCGCCTTGCCGGTAATAATGTTTTTGAGACCACCTCCCCCCTGCAGCCCGGCAGCCGGTTTAAAATAGAAGTGAAGAATACTACCGAGTGCTACATCTATGTATTTGGCAAGGAAACCGATGGCACCAGCTATACCCTGTTTCCCTATCCCAGCAAAGACGATCCGAAGAAAACAAAATATGCCCCTTTTTGTGGTATTACCGGGTACAGGCTTTTCCCGAAGGACAAGAGCATGACGCCCGATAGCATCGGTAACCGGGATGTAATGGCCGTAGTGGTGAGTAAAGAACCATTGGACTGGTATGTCCTCAATGAACAGATCAGCCGTAACCCGCAATCGGATTATGCGACACGGCTGAATACGGCTTTATCGGGACGGCTTATCAGGAACGTGCGTTTTGATAATACCAGCAAGGGTACCATGCATTTTAATGCCGGCGGCGAAGAAAACAAAGTGGTAGCCACTATTGTAGAAATAACCAAATAAAAAGCCTGCTCACTATTCACCCTCACAACTTTCCATTTGATGTCCGCACAAACATTCATACAGCTCATGAAGCATCCTGTCAAAAGCAGGATCTTCCTGTTCACTAAACTGCCTGCGGCCTTCTTTTCCGGCGTACGGATATGGGATGTGAGTGAACAGCAATGTATGGTAACTGTACCGTACAAATGGTTTTCACAAAACCCGTTCCGGTCTACCTACTTTGCCTGTCTGGCCATGGCCGCCGAACTTTCCACTGGTTCGCTGGCCATGCTGCATCTATACAAGCGAACGCCGGCTGTATCCATGCTCATTGTCAAAATGGAGGCCGTATACGTTAAAAAGGCTACGGGAGTCACTACATTCACCTGTGCCGATGGAATGGCGTTGAGAGAGGCCATTGAAAAAGCGGTAACCATGGGGCTGCCACAATCTTTTACAGCCCGTGCTTCCGGGGTCAATGAACAGGGCGAATCAGTAGCGGAATTTCTGTTTACCTGGTCCTTCAGGGCCCGCAGTTAATCAATTGCAAATTGAACATTGCGCATTTAAAAAACATTGTACATTCAGGGAGTAAGCAATAAAGAAGTAAAACCGCAGAGAAGAACACGAAACATTAAACACGAAACCCGAAACAATGAAAATTGCCTTCCACGGCGCAGCCCGTACCGTTACCGGTTCAAAACACCTCATCTCTTTAACCAATGGTAAAAAATACCTCCTGGATTGTGGTATGTTCCAGGGCATGGGTAAGGAAACCGATGCTTTGAATGGCACCTGGGGATTTGATCCCAGGGAAGTTACCTGCCTCATACTGTCTCATGCACATATAGACCACAGCGGGTTAATTCCCAAGCTGGTAAAAGATGGTTTCGACGGTAAAATTTATTGTACACCCGCTACTACTGAACTATCGGCCATCCTACTCGAAGACTCTGCCGGTATCCAGGAAAATGAAGTGAAATATGTCAACAAAAAAAGGGCTGCGGAAGGCCGTCCTTACGTAGAGCCGCTGTATAAAAAAGAACATGCACTGGCTGCTATGGATAAATTCGTGGGGGTAGACTATGGCGACTGGTATACCATTGATGAAAATGTGGAACTGCTGTATACCGATGCAGGACATATCATTGGCAGCGCTGCCGTACACCTGCGCATCAAAGAAAATGATAAAACCACCCGCATCACCTTCAGCGGCGATGTAGGCCGCTACCGTGATGTCATCCTGAAATCGCCCGACAACTTCCCGCAAGCTGATTATATCCTGCTCGAATCTACCTATGGCAACAGCCTGCATGATGTGCAGCTAACCACGCCCGATCAGCTATTGCAATGGATTGAAAAAACATGCCTGCAGAAAAAAGGTAAACTCATCATGCCGGCCTTCAGCGTTGGCAGGACCCAGGAGCTACTCTATGCTCTCAATCAGTTGGAACTGGAAGGCCGCCTCCCGGCGCTGGATTATTTTGTAGACAGTCCCCTCAGTGTGGAAGCCACGGAACTGGTCAAACGCTTCCCTAAATACTTTAATAAACATATCCAGGAAGTATTGCGAAAAGACAACGACCCGTTTGCTTTCACAGGATTAAAATACATAAAGACGGTAGATGAGTCCAAGCTGCTCAATTACCGTAATGAGCCCTGCGTCATCATCTCTGCCAGTGGTATGGCCGAGGCCGGCAGGGTTAAGCACCATATCAGCAACAGCATTGAGAACAGCCACAATACCATTCTGCTCACGGGCTATTGCGAGCCCGATTCGCTGGGCGGACGCCTGCTGTCGGGCGCCAAAGAAGTGGGCATCTTTGGGGTGCGACATGAGGTGAATGCCGAAGTAGGGTCTATCCGCAGTATGAGTGCACATGGTGATTATGAGGACCTCAGCCAGTTCCTGGCAGGCCAGGATCCGCGGCAGGTAAAGAAACTATTCCTGGTGCACGGTGAATATGAAGTACAAGAGCAATTCAAACAACGATTGATCAGAAAGGGATTCCTGGATGTAGTGATCCCCGAACGCCATGATGAGATCGGATTGGGATAATAAAAAAAGCTGCTTCACGGAGCAGCTTTAAATAAAATACTTTACTGTGGGTCGTCAAGCGTCTTTACTGATCTGGTATCAGATAAGGGTTTTTGGATATGGAAAATGTCCGGCTATCACAAATATTGGCGGAGGTTTTCCTTCGAGGAGATTACTATCAATAAAAAATCTTTCAGGGGATGATTGGATCGGTGCGGCGCCGTGATGCCGGCTTGGAGCCCGGTTCAGTTCCGGGGCGTTTATTGATAAACAAAGATGCATATTCTTTTTACTTTAACCTATTTTTTTCAGGGAATGGTGGCCAAACGTCGTTTTGGGGCGGAACCTGTAAATAGGAATGGGTATAAAAAGAAGCAACCGAACCAGGTGGTTCGGCTGTTTCCAAATGAAATCCAGGGTGGGTGAATGGGTAAAGGCTGGAGCGGTTTACCCATTAGTCTTCATACTGTACGGACTTCATTTTTTGCTCAACTTAAGAGTGTTTAGAGATAACCGTCGCGATTAATATCTTATATAAACAGAAGTCGTTTTGGTAGTGGTTAGGGGGATGGCTGAGTGCTGATACAAAGGTGTAAAATCGGGGGCAGGAGGGGAAGTTTTTTAGTCTTTTGAACCCTAAAAGCCGGTGAAGGGCCCAAATTCTTCGATAAACGAATAGATAAAATTCTAGTGGTAACTGGGTATAATTGCCTAATAAACTGATAGCCAGGAGGGAAGTACTACATCCATAGTTATTATTTCGAACTCTGCTATACGTTGTTGTACATCAGTAACTTACATAGCGTGGAAAATCTGCCTGCAATGCAAAGGGAAAATCGAAGCAAAAGCAGCTAATAGCTAAAGCCTGACAGCTAACTCCTAAATAATATTCAATCTTTTCATTACCTCGCCCCGGTGAGCCTTGCTGATGGGGATCTCATTACCCTTAATAAAAAGGTCATTCTCGCGGATATCATCGATCTTATCGATATTAATAATATAAGAGCGGTGCACCTTAATAAAACATTGCTTATTCACCTTCTCTTCCAGGTTCTTGATCGTGTTATGGGTAACATACTTCTTATCGCCCGTCACAAACTTTACATAATCACCCATACTTTCAATATACAGGATATCATCATTATTCAATCTTACCAGTTTGCCATCGCTCTTAATAAAAATATGATCGGTGGCTGTACTCGCAATATTATTTTCTGTAGTAGCAGAAGTAAGCTTTTGTAACGACTCCAGGAAGCGCTGATAAGTAAAAGGCTTCTTCAGAAAATCTGTTACATTATATTCAAAAGCATCATAAGCATATTCCGGTTTCGAAGTGGTAAGCACTACCTTGGGGAAATAAGCAAGCTGGTCCAGCAGGTCAAAGCCCGTAGCGCCGGGCATCTCCACATCCAGGAAAAGCAGGTCTACTGAATGCTGGTTCAGGTATACTAGGGCATCCTGTACATTGGGGAAATGGGCCTGCACATCCACCTGCCCGCTTTTCTCACAACATCTGGTCAGGTAATCAGCAGCTACCTGCAGATCTTCCACAATAACGCATTTTAAATTCATAGCGGATTGGCATTAAAATCTTTCAACTTACGGTATTCTGATGCGATGATCAGCTTACCTTCTTCGAGGGAAGCCATCAG comes from the Paraflavitalea devenefica genome and includes:
- a CDS encoding DUF4442 domain-containing protein codes for the protein MKHPVKSRIFLFTKLPAAFFSGVRIWDVSEQQCMVTVPYKWFSQNPFRSTYFACLAMAAELSTGSLAMLHLYKRTPAVSMLIVKMEAVYVKKATGVTTFTCADGMALREAIEKAVTMGLPQSFTARASGVNEQGESVAEFLFTWSFRARS
- a CDS encoding C1 family peptidase; protein product: MPIRMVDDPQDQQDSGNDNDGGGGRSNFPGGGGGGGLLGLLPLLLGLFRGKGLLLLLVIGVGAYFLLGRGGGCNLQQIAQLATGGILDPRQFEKASIYEPLAEDDTKNPLPESANLQKFAPAVGNQGQQGSCVAWSSAYGARTILESARTNEPANNLRFSPAFLYNQIGLQGCQGSYIIRAMEYMTQQGAVEYDKFPYTDQDCTTPPSEQLKQEAGKYKMHGFNRLSRGDRTDVIDTRAIKENLSQGAPVVIGMMVGPSFMQPMAGRDLWEPEPGDQQQMGFGGHAMCVVGYDDRKYGGAFLIMNSWGPEWGNNGFAWVRYGDFRTYVREAYGLEPMAKTGAAANQPFECEIGLVPVQEENGKMVPKGYVPLRLAGNNVFETTSPLQPGSRFKIEVKNTTECYIYVFGKETDGTSYTLFPYPSKDDPKKTKYAPFCGITGYRLFPKDKSMTPDSIGNRDVMAVVVSKEPLDWYVLNEQISRNPQSDYATRLNTALSGRLIRNVRFDNTSKGTMHFNAGGEENKVVATIVEITK
- a CDS encoding MBL fold metallo-hydrolase RNA specificity domain-containing protein, giving the protein MKIAFHGAARTVTGSKHLISLTNGKKYLLDCGMFQGMGKETDALNGTWGFDPREVTCLILSHAHIDHSGLIPKLVKDGFDGKIYCTPATTELSAILLEDSAGIQENEVKYVNKKRAAEGRPYVEPLYKKEHALAAMDKFVGVDYGDWYTIDENVELLYTDAGHIIGSAAVHLRIKENDKTTRITFSGDVGRYRDVILKSPDNFPQADYILLESTYGNSLHDVQLTTPDQLLQWIEKTCLQKKGKLIMPAFSVGRTQELLYALNQLELEGRLPALDYFVDSPLSVEATELVKRFPKYFNKHIQEVLRKDNDPFAFTGLKYIKTVDESKLLNYRNEPCVIISASGMAEAGRVKHHISNSIENSHNTILLTGYCEPDSLGGRLLSGAKEVGIFGVRHEVNAEVGSIRSMSAHGDYEDLSQFLAGQDPRQVKKLFLVHGEYEVQEQFKQRLIRKGFLDVVIPERHDEIGLG
- a CDS encoding LytR/AlgR family response regulator transcription factor → MNLKCVIVEDLQVAADYLTRCCEKSGQVDVQAHFPNVQDALVYLNQHSVDLLFLDVEMPGATGFDLLDQLAYFPKVVLTTSKPEYAYDAFEYNVTDFLKKPFTYQRFLESLQKLTSATTENNIASTATDHIFIKSDGKLVRLNNDDILYIESMGDYVKFVTGDKKYVTHNTIKNLEEKVNKQCFIKVHRSYIINIDKIDDIRENDLFIKGNEIPISKAHRGEVMKRLNII